The genomic stretch GTTTGATGTGGAGGATGCATGAAGGCTCGTAAAAATGTATCACAGACCACCCCACGTATTCGAAACAGCACCGCGGAATTTCTGATTTTTACGGGCCAGAGCGGGGATACCTCCATCGAAGCCCGCTACGAGGATGGCACCATCTGGCTGACTCAGAAGCTCATGGCTTCGTTGTTCGACGTGGATGTCCGCACAATCAGTGAGCATTTACAGCAAATTTTTAAAAGTTCAGAATTACAGGAAGATGCAGTTATCCGGAAATTCCGGAATACTGCCTCGGACGGCAAAAACTATCTGACACAGTTCTACAATCTCGATGCCATCATATCCGTGGGCTACCGAGTCAATTCCGTACGTGCCACGCAGTTCAGGCAGTGGGCCACCAGCATTCTCCGGGACTATGCCATCAAAGGGTATGTGCTTGACAGAAAGCGCATGGAGAACGGTGTATTCTTGGGTGAGGACTATTTTGAGCACTTACTCGAAGAGATTCGGGAAATCCGGCTCAGCGAGCGTCGCTTTTACCAGAAGATCACGGATATTTATTCCACCAGTGTGGACTACAATAAAAACGCTCCCACGACTCGTGACTTCTTCGCCAAGGTCCAAAACAAGCTTCATTTTGCCATTCATGGGCATACAGCCGCCGAACTGATCATGGAACGCGCTGACTATTCCAAAGATCATATGGGAATGGTGACATGGGAGAATGCCCCAGATGGCAAGATCCTGAAAAGTGATGTCTGTGTGGCTAAAAACTATCTGGCTAAGGATGAACTGGAAGCCCTAGGGCGTATTGTCAACGCCTATTTAGATTTGGCTGAGGAACGCGCCCGAAGAAAAATACCCATGACCATGGGAGACTGGGCTAAGCGTTTGGATATGTTTCTAGAGTTTGATGATCGGACTGTGTTGAAGGATAAAGGAAGAATTTCTGCAGTCGCCGCCCAGGAGCATGCAGAGAGCGAGTTTGAAAAATATCGAGTTGTCCAAGATAGGTTGTATGAAAGTGATTTTGATCGCGTGTTGAAGGAATTAGAAAGCTGAGTGCGCTCCAAGTGGGAAGGGGTTGACAAGGCCGAAAAGGCTACAACAGATGATATTCGTGATGCGCGTTGCCATTTTTCGGTGGGGAAAGCTTTTGGCAAAAAAGAAGGGGATTGGATTTTTGCATCCAACCCCTTGATTTTTTTGTGGCGCGCCAGGGAGGACTCGAACCCCCGACCGATTGCTTAGAAGGCAGACAACGCCCTTTTTACCGTTTTTTATGTTCTTGCATAGTTCGATATATTTTCAAGTAGTTACGAGAAATCTTTTTTATTGACTTGCATCCAATTTGCTCTATTTTGACCCTTAATGGTGGGGGATGAGGTGGGGGACGATCCCCCAGAAAGACCCGCCAATCGAGGGGATTGTGGCCAAGCAAACGCGCATTGCAACGAAATATCCGGGTGTCTTCATGGTGGCGTCCACTTCTCCGGCTACTGGAGAGGCGGATTTCATCCTGTATGTCCGGTACAAGCGGGACGGGAAACTGACCGAGGAACGGGTAGGGCGCACGTCCGAGAAAGCCCCAAGGCCGAACCACGCAAAGTTCTGGAATCCGCACCTTGCCTCCTTGGCGCGCGCTGATCGTATGCGCGGCAAAGAACAGTCCAACGTCGAGAGACGGGCCGAGGAGAAGGCCGCCAAGGAAGCGGCGGCGGGGCGCTGGACCGTGGCCAGGATCTTCGAGGCGTACAAGGCCGCGCACCCCGAGCAAGCCAGCATGAAGACTTGGGTCAGTCTCTACACGGCGCACATTGACCCCGCCATGGGGAAGAAAGAGCCTTCCGAACTCGTGACCTTGGACGTGGAGCGCCTACGCCGGAACGTGGCCAGGAAGAAGCATCCCCGGACCGGCAAGCCACTAAGTGACCAGACGGTGAAGCATGTTGTCTCCCTGCTAAAGCGTCTCATCAAGTGGGCGTCTGACACGGGGCGCATTGAATCCGCGCATCACCTGAGGTTCAAAATGCCGTCCGTGGACAACACGGTTACGGAAACCATGACCCCGGAGCAGGCGCGGGCATATTTCGAGGCCCTGGCCATGGAGAAGGACCGGGACGCGGCCGCATATTTCAAGGTCATGTTGTTGACGGGCATCCGCAAGAGCGCGCTGCTGGCCCTCCAGTGGGAAGACGTGGACTTCCAGCGCGGCTTCGTGACCCTGCGCGGATCTTCGGCCAAGAGCGGCAAGACGCAACAGATACCCCTTGCCGAGGAAGTGCTGGAGGTTCTGCGGGGCGTCGAGCGCACAGATAGCCCCTTTGTGTGGCCAGGGAAGGAGGGTGCGCAACGGGTGGACTTCCAGCGCATGGGGCGGCGACTACGGGACAAGGCCGGCCTGCCTAAGAACTTCAGACCATGCCACGGGCTGCGGCATTGTTTCGCTTCCTGGCTGGCGTCGAGTGGGAAGGTTGACCTCTATACCCTGCAGCGACTCTTGACGCACGGGAGCGCGGCCATGACGGCGCGCTATGCCCACTTGGCGGACGACGCACTGAAACGGGCCGCGGCGGTGGCGGGTGGCATCCTGGACATGGCCCAGGCCCCGGACGAGAGGCTTGTGGAGATAGGCAAGAAATAATTTTCTCGGCTCCGGGCCCATGGTGGACCCGGCCGAAATTCGGCCAACGCGGGGCGCGGGAACGCCCCACGAGGCCTAACCACAACGAACCACTAGGA from Desulfomicrobium escambiense DSM 10707 encodes the following:
- a CDS encoding virulence RhuM family protein, which translates into the protein MKARKNVSQTTPRIRNSTAEFLIFTGQSGDTSIEARYEDGTIWLTQKLMASLFDVDVRTISEHLQQIFKSSELQEDAVIRKFRNTASDGKNYLTQFYNLDAIISVGYRVNSVRATQFRQWATSILRDYAIKGYVLDRKRMENGVFLGEDYFEHLLEEIREIRLSERRFYQKITDIYSTSVDYNKNAPTTRDFFAKVQNKLHFAIHGHTAAELIMERADYSKDHMGMVTWENAPDGKILKSDVCVAKNYLAKDELEALGRIVNAYLDLAEERARRKIPMTMGDWAKRLDMFLEFDDRTVLKDKGRISAVAAQEHAESEFEKYRVVQDRLYESDFDRVLKELES
- a CDS encoding tyrosine-type recombinase/integrase — protein: MRGKEQSNVERRAEEKAAKEAAAGRWTVARIFEAYKAAHPEQASMKTWVSLYTAHIDPAMGKKEPSELVTLDVERLRRNVARKKHPRTGKPLSDQTVKHVVSLLKRLIKWASDTGRIESAHHLRFKMPSVDNTVTETMTPEQARAYFEALAMEKDRDAAAYFKVMLLTGIRKSALLALQWEDVDFQRGFVTLRGSSAKSGKTQQIPLAEEVLEVLRGVERTDSPFVWPGKEGAQRVDFQRMGRRLRDKAGLPKNFRPCHGLRHCFASWLASSGKVDLYTLQRLLTHGSAAMTARYAHLADDALKRAAAVAGGILDMAQAPDERLVEIGKK